Proteins from a single region of Chromobacterium sp. ATCC 53434:
- the ppsA gene encoding phosphoenolpyruvate synthase, with the protein MAENYVIWFEKLRMTDVEEVGGKNASLGEMISQLAGSGVRVPGGFATTAQAYRDFLQHNGLADRISAALAKLDIDDVSELARVGKEIRQWIIDTPFPAKLDADIKEAWDQMVADAGGADISVAVRSSATAEDLPDASFAGQQETFLNIRGLDNVKDAMKHVFASLYNDRAISYRVHKGFAHDVVALSAGVQRMVRSDMGAAGVMFTIDTESGFEDVVFITASYGLGETVVQGAVNPDEFYVHKPTLKAGRPAILRKTMGSKLIKMEFTDASQAGRSVKTVDVEPALSKAFSISDAEIAELAEYALIIEKHYGRPMDIEWGRDGVDGKLYILQARPETVKSQEDRKDTLRRYRLNSKSEILCEGRAIGQKIGQGVVRTIRDASEMDRVKPGDVLVTDMTDPDWEPVMKRAAAIVTNRGGRTCHAAIIARELGIPAVVGCGDATRVLKEGMQVTVSCAEGDTGNIYDGLLDVEIIDLELDKMPKAPVKIMMNVGNPELAFDFAQLPNEGVGLARMEFVINRQIGIHPKALLEFDKLNPELKETIADRIAGYASPVDFYVDKIAEGVSTLAAAFYPKKVIVRMSDFKSNEYANLIGGQLYEPHEENPMIGFRGAARYVAESFRDCFELECRAIKKVRDVMGLTNVEVMIPFVRTLAEAEKVVEILAENGLKRGDNGLRLIMMCELPTNAVLAEKFLQHFDGFSIGSNDMTQLTLGVDRDSGGPIASTFDERNEAVKAMLHMSIQACRKLGKYVGICGQGPSDHPDFAKWLVEEGIETVSLNPDTVVETWLYLAKELNG; encoded by the coding sequence ATGGCAGAGAACTACGTCATCTGGTTCGAGAAACTGCGCATGACCGACGTGGAAGAGGTAGGCGGCAAGAACGCTTCCCTCGGCGAAATGATCAGTCAATTGGCCGGTTCCGGCGTGCGAGTGCCGGGCGGTTTCGCCACGACGGCACAAGCCTACCGCGATTTCCTTCAGCACAACGGCCTGGCGGACAGGATCAGCGCCGCGCTGGCCAAGCTGGATATCGACGACGTCAGCGAGCTGGCGCGCGTCGGCAAGGAAATCCGCCAGTGGATCATCGATACCCCGTTCCCTGCCAAGCTGGATGCCGACATCAAGGAGGCCTGGGACCAGATGGTGGCCGATGCCGGCGGCGCCGACATCTCGGTGGCCGTCCGCTCTTCCGCCACCGCTGAAGACCTCCCCGACGCCTCGTTCGCAGGCCAGCAAGAAACCTTCCTGAACATCCGCGGCCTCGACAACGTCAAGGACGCGATGAAGCACGTATTCGCCTCCCTGTACAACGACCGCGCGATCTCCTACCGCGTGCACAAGGGCTTCGCCCACGACGTGGTGGCCTTGTCCGCCGGCGTCCAGCGCATGGTGCGTTCCGACATGGGCGCGGCCGGCGTGATGTTCACCATAGACACCGAATCCGGTTTCGAGGACGTGGTCTTCATCACCGCCTCCTACGGCCTCGGCGAGACCGTGGTGCAGGGCGCGGTGAACCCGGACGAATTCTATGTGCACAAGCCGACGCTGAAGGCCGGCCGTCCGGCCATCCTGCGCAAGACCATGGGCTCCAAGCTGATCAAGATGGAGTTCACCGACGCGTCGCAGGCCGGTCGCTCGGTCAAGACCGTCGACGTGGAGCCGGCGCTGAGCAAGGCTTTCTCGATCAGCGACGCCGAGATCGCCGAGCTGGCCGAGTACGCGCTGATCATCGAGAAGCACTACGGCCGCCCGATGGACATCGAGTGGGGCCGCGACGGCGTGGACGGCAAGCTGTACATTCTGCAGGCGCGTCCGGAAACCGTTAAGTCGCAGGAAGACCGCAAGGACACGCTGCGCCGCTACCGTCTGAACAGCAAGTCCGAGATCCTGTGCGAAGGCCGCGCGATCGGCCAGAAGATCGGCCAGGGCGTGGTGCGCACGATTCGGGACGCGTCCGAGATGGACCGCGTCAAGCCGGGCGACGTGCTGGTGACCGATATGACCGACCCGGACTGGGAACCGGTGATGAAGCGCGCCGCCGCCATCGTGACCAACCGCGGCGGCCGCACCTGCCACGCGGCCATCATCGCGCGCGAGCTCGGCATTCCGGCCGTGGTCGGTTGCGGCGACGCCACCCGCGTGCTGAAGGAAGGCATGCAGGTCACCGTGTCCTGCGCCGAGGGCGATACCGGCAATATCTACGACGGCCTGCTGGACGTGGAAATCATCGATCTGGAACTGGACAAGATGCCGAAGGCGCCGGTCAAGATCATGATGAACGTCGGCAACCCGGAACTGGCCTTCGATTTCGCCCAGCTGCCGAACGAGGGCGTCGGCCTGGCGCGGATGGAGTTCGTCATCAACCGCCAGATCGGCATCCATCCGAAGGCGCTGCTTGAGTTCGACAAGCTGAATCCGGAACTGAAGGAAACCATCGCAGACCGCATCGCCGGGTACGCGAGCCCGGTGGACTTCTACGTCGACAAGATCGCCGAGGGCGTGTCCACGCTGGCGGCGGCGTTCTATCCGAAGAAGGTCATCGTGCGGATGTCGGACTTCAAGTCCAACGAGTACGCCAACCTGATCGGCGGCCAGCTGTACGAGCCGCACGAAGAGAACCCGATGATCGGTTTCCGCGGCGCCGCCCGCTACGTGGCCGAGTCGTTCCGCGACTGCTTCGAGCTGGAATGCCGCGCGATCAAGAAGGTCCGCGACGTGATGGGCCTGACCAATGTCGAAGTGATGATCCCCTTCGTCCGCACCTTGGCCGAGGCCGAGAAGGTGGTCGAGATTCTGGCCGAAAACGGCCTGAAGCGCGGCGACAACGGCCTGCGCCTGATCATGATGTGCGAGCTGCCGACCAATGCGGTGCTGGCGGAGAAATTCCTGCAGCACTTCGACGGCTTCTCGATCGGCTCCAACGACATGACCCAGCTGACGCTGGGCGTGGACCGCGATTCCGGCGGCCCGATCGCCTCGACTTTCGACGAGCGCAACGAGGCGGTGAAGGCGATGCTGCACATGTCCATCCAGGCTTGCCGCAAGCTGGGCAAGTATGTGGGCATCTGCGGCCAGGGTCCTTCCGACCATCCGGATTTCGCCAAGTGGCTGGTGGAAGAGGGCATCGAGACGGTGTCGCTGAACCCGGACACCGTGGTGGAGACCTGGCTGTACCTGGCCAAGGAGCTGAACGGCTGA
- a CDS encoding thiol peroxidase — translation MSDFWVQYGDEMLPVIGDFPRAGDYLPSFMLVDDQKRDAALEGFSHTPKLIVTLLSVDEDEHGGLYLLRETRRFLDRWPHLKLIIISVDSPSSLARARHEHGLPSIALLSTLRGRDFHKRYGVLITEYPLSGYTAPAVILADASNVVHYSERLANTRDFFDFDAIDALLSAGEQQALEAEREAAEARQQQDSEREQGTERLLEKARQIEQARQQQSDN, via the coding sequence ATGAGCGATTTCTGGGTGCAATACGGCGATGAGATGCTGCCGGTGATCGGCGATTTCCCGCGCGCCGGCGACTATCTGCCCAGCTTCATGCTGGTCGACGACCAGAAGCGGGACGCCGCGCTGGAAGGCTTCTCCCATACGCCGAAACTGATCGTCACGCTGCTGTCGGTAGACGAGGACGAGCACGGCGGCCTGTACCTGCTGCGCGAAACCCGGCGCTTCCTGGACCGCTGGCCGCACCTGAAGCTGATCATCATCAGCGTAGACTCGCCGTCGTCGCTGGCGCGCGCCCGCCACGAACACGGCCTGCCCAGCATCGCGCTGCTGTCCACGCTGCGCGGCCGCGACTTCCACAAACGCTATGGCGTGCTGATCACCGAATATCCGCTCAGCGGCTACACCGCTCCGGCGGTGATTCTGGCCGACGCCAGCAATGTGGTGCATTACTCCGAACGGCTGGCCAACACCCGCGACTTCTTCGACTTCGACGCCATCGACGCGCTGCTGAGCGCCGGCGAGCAACAGGCGCTGGAAGCCGAGCGCGAAGCGGCCGAGGCGCGCCAGCAGCAGGACAGCGAGCGCGAACAGGGCACCGAACGGCTGCTGGAGAAAGCGCGGCAGATCGAGCAGGCGCGACAGCAGCAATCGGACAACTGA
- a CDS encoding dicarboxylate/amino acid:cation symporter: MQTKTPFFSRLYVQVLIAIALGVTLGAFAPDFAAKMKPLGDAFIKLIKMMIAPIIFATVVVGIAKMGDMKEVGRVGVKALFYFEAVTTLALVIGLIVVNLLQPGAGLNIDPHTLHSKDIAKFTAGAKEMNTVDFLLHIIPDTVVGAFASGEILQVLTFSVLLGLALTRMGDNGKTIVHILDEFSHALFGVINMLMKLAPIGAFGAMAFTIGKYGIGSLKQLGFLMACVYLTCFAFVFIVLGTIARLSGFSLWRFLVYIKEEILLVLGTSSSESALPGIMKKLENLGCSKPVVGMVVPTGYSFNLDGTSIYLTMAAIFIAQATNVDLSLGEELAIIGVLLLTSKGAAAVTGGGFITLAATLATLGGKLPVEGLALLIGIDRFMSEARAITNLIGNGVATVVIARWEKALDVERMRQVLEGTEPPPPPRTRPDTLPEPALQTR, from the coding sequence ATGCAAACCAAGACCCCATTCTTTTCGCGCCTGTACGTTCAGGTGCTGATCGCCATCGCGCTGGGCGTCACGCTCGGCGCCTTCGCGCCGGACTTCGCCGCCAAGATGAAACCGCTGGGCGACGCCTTCATCAAGCTGATCAAGATGATGATCGCGCCCATCATCTTCGCCACCGTCGTCGTCGGCATCGCCAAGATGGGCGATATGAAGGAAGTGGGCCGCGTCGGCGTCAAGGCGCTGTTCTACTTCGAGGCGGTCACCACGCTGGCGCTGGTGATCGGCCTGATCGTCGTCAATCTGCTGCAGCCGGGCGCCGGTCTCAACATCGACCCGCACACGCTGCACTCCAAGGACATCGCCAAGTTCACCGCCGGCGCCAAGGAAATGAACACGGTCGACTTCCTGCTGCACATAATCCCGGACACCGTCGTCGGCGCCTTCGCCAGCGGCGAGATCCTGCAAGTGCTGACCTTCTCGGTGCTGCTGGGTCTGGCGCTGACCCGGATGGGCGACAACGGCAAGACCATCGTCCACATCCTGGACGAGTTCTCCCACGCGCTGTTCGGCGTGATCAACATGCTGATGAAGCTGGCCCCGATCGGCGCCTTCGGCGCGATGGCCTTCACCATAGGCAAGTACGGCATCGGCTCCTTGAAGCAGCTGGGCTTCTTGATGGCCTGCGTCTACCTGACCTGCTTCGCCTTCGTCTTCATCGTGCTGGGAACGATAGCCCGTCTGTCCGGCTTCAGCCTGTGGCGCTTCCTGGTCTACATCAAAGAAGAGATTCTGCTGGTGCTGGGCACCTCGTCGTCGGAATCGGCGCTGCCCGGCATCATGAAGAAGCTGGAAAACCTCGGCTGCTCGAAGCCTGTCGTCGGCATGGTGGTGCCCACCGGCTACTCGTTCAACCTCGACGGCACGTCGATCTATCTGACGATGGCGGCGATCTTCATCGCCCAGGCCACCAATGTCGATCTGTCGCTGGGCGAGGAGCTGGCCATCATAGGCGTGCTGCTGTTGACGTCCAAGGGCGCGGCGGCGGTGACCGGCGGCGGCTTCATCACGCTGGCCGCGACGCTGGCGACGCTGGGCGGCAAGCTGCCGGTGGAGGGCTTGGCGCTGCTGATCGGCATAGACCGCTTCATGTCGGAGGCGCGAGCCATCACCAATCTGATCGGCAACGGCGTCGCCACCGTGGTGATCGCCCGCTGGGAAAAGGCCTTGGACGTCGAGCGGATGCGCCAGGTGCTGGAAGGCACCGAACCGCCGCCCCCGCCCAGGACCCGCCCCGACACCCTGCCGGAGCCGGCGCTGCAGACGCGCTGA
- a CDS encoding MarC family protein: MQTSFLSATILLILITDPLGNIPLFIAALKQVKPERRRRVVYRECLIAFLVLTIFMLFGRNFLELMHLTDESMRIAGGVILFLIAIKMIFPGEGSVFGGDKLHGEPFIVPIAIPLIAGPSAMATVLLLSTREPGRMLEWMGALTICMLVTTVTFLFSNRLQRLLGEQAITALERLMGLVLTAISVEMLLSGFASYLKQLH; this comes from the coding sequence ATGCAAACCTCCTTCCTGTCCGCCACCATTCTGCTGATCCTGATCACCGATCCGCTCGGCAATATCCCGCTGTTCATCGCCGCGCTGAAACAGGTCAAGCCGGAGCGCCGCCGCCGCGTGGTCTACCGCGAGTGTCTGATCGCCTTCCTGGTGCTGACCATCTTCATGCTGTTCGGCCGCAACTTCCTCGAACTGATGCACCTGACCGACGAGTCGATGCGCATCGCCGGCGGCGTGATCCTGTTCCTGATCGCGATCAAGATGATCTTCCCCGGCGAGGGCAGCGTGTTCGGCGGCGACAAGCTGCACGGCGAGCCGTTCATCGTGCCTATCGCCATCCCGCTGATCGCCGGCCCGTCGGCGATGGCCACCGTGCTCTTGCTATCCACCCGCGAACCGGGCCGGATGCTGGAATGGATGGGCGCGCTGACCATCTGCATGCTGGTCACCACCGTCACCTTCCTGTTCTCCAACCGGCTGCAGAGGCTGCTGGGCGAGCAGGCGATCACCGCGCTCGAACGACTGATGGGTCTGGTGCTGACGGCGATCTCGGTGGAGATGCTGCTCAGCGGCTTCGCCTCCTATCTGAAGCAGCTGCACTGA
- a CDS encoding THUMP domain-containing protein produces the protein MSSFRSRQRASQRRDQTSRERAANSPAGGNPSAPDRQPQDGKPRAPYSGQRPGPGKPDWKAGQEPRRFDKRPDQRGEGQRFQRDGDKPAWQPRQDDRRFDKRPDQRGEGQRFQRDGDKPAWQPRQDDRRFDKRPDQRGEGQRFQRDGDKPAWQPRQDDRRFDKRPDQRGEGQRFQRDGDKPAWQPRQDDRRFDKRQPDAGQERRYDRDRGPSSRKPLPDGAERAAGAHREGAPQDKRYSRDRGPSGRKPLHTEDAPPRPFQPRGDGESRRDDKPQRQAREEHAPRDESGPRKLFAKREGDKRVQRDDKPQWQPREERGPRDDNPRKSFVKREDGERDNRFRRDDKPQWQPREERAPRDGDGPRKTFARREDGERDNRFRNDNKPQWPARDERPSDGGDAPRKLFAKRGDGERDSRHRGDSRPEHHPRGLQPLNESHRMDQPRRGFEQRSHDGGHGHAPAPRAENVITHRQDSRLALFAPCPRGLEQVLAGELLALGAGDIEATDGGVAFAGDARLMMSANLHCRTASRVLLRLAHGDYRAEQDIYRLAMSVDWPRWFDVSRTIKLKADGISARVKSLDYIALTVKDAICDRFRQAQHGRPNVDTRHPDVRVNVFLSADKATIYLDTSGEPLFKRGWREETGEAPLRENLAAGILMLAGYDGSQPLLDPMCGSGTFLVEAADIALNRAPGRSRRFGFEALLSFDSAVWEKLLLDARKAEQPASSLSIRGSDRAQDMINMARANLERAGLSGLIELAAADIVDTRPHAEAGLIISNPPYGVRLEEQDQLAAWYPELGDWLKAHFSGWTACLFSGDLRLGKLIHLAPKRRTPLYNGSLQCRLFVINMVEGSARKQKDAAGDEAESGDEQ, from the coding sequence ATGTCCAGTTTCCGCTCCCGCCAACGCGCCAGCCAGCGCCGCGATCAAACCAGCCGCGAACGCGCGGCCAACTCTCCGGCAGGCGGAAACCCGAGCGCCCCCGATCGGCAGCCGCAGGACGGCAAGCCGCGCGCGCCGTACTCCGGCCAGCGCCCCGGCCCGGGCAAACCCGACTGGAAGGCCGGCCAGGAGCCGCGCCGCTTCGACAAGCGTCCAGACCAGCGCGGCGAAGGCCAGCGCTTCCAGCGCGACGGCGACAAACCGGCCTGGCAACCACGCCAGGACGACCGCCGCTTCGACAAGCGCCCGGACCAGCGCGGCGAAGGCCAGCGCTTCCAGCGCGACGGCGACAAGCCGGCCTGGCAGCCGCGCCAGGACGACCGCCGCTTCGACAAGCGTCCCGACCAGCGCGGCGAAGGCCAGCGCTTCCAGCGCGACGGCGACAAGCCAGCCTGGCAGCCGCGCCAGGACGACCGCCGCTTCGACAAGCGTCCGGATCAGCGCGGCGAAGGCCAGCGCTTCCAGCGCGACGGCGACAAGCCCGCCTGGCAACCGCGCCAGGATGACCGCCGCTTCGACAAGCGCCAGCCGGATGCCGGCCAGGAACGCCGTTACGACCGCGATCGCGGCCCGTCCAGCCGCAAACCGCTGCCGGACGGCGCCGAGCGCGCTGCCGGCGCCCACCGCGAAGGCGCACCGCAGGACAAGCGCTACAGCCGCGACCGCGGCCCGTCCGGCCGCAAGCCGCTGCATACCGAAGACGCGCCGCCGCGGCCGTTCCAACCGCGCGGCGACGGCGAATCCCGCCGCGACGACAAGCCGCAGCGGCAAGCTCGCGAAGAGCACGCGCCGCGCGACGAAAGCGGTCCGCGCAAACTGTTCGCCAAGCGCGAGGGCGACAAACGCGTCCAGCGCGACGACAAACCGCAATGGCAGCCTCGCGAAGAGCGCGGCCCCCGCGACGACAATCCGCGCAAGAGCTTCGTCAAGCGCGAGGACGGCGAGCGCGACAACCGCTTCCGTCGCGACGACAAACCGCAGTGGCAACCGCGCGAAGAGCGGGCGCCCCGTGACGGCGACGGCCCGCGCAAGACCTTCGCCCGACGCGAGGACGGCGAGCGCGACAACCGTTTCCGCAACGACAACAAACCGCAGTGGCCGGCACGCGACGAGCGGCCGTCCGATGGCGGCGACGCTCCGCGCAAGCTGTTCGCCAAGCGCGGCGACGGCGAACGCGACAGCCGCCACCGCGGCGACAGCCGGCCCGAGCACCACCCGCGCGGCCTGCAGCCGCTGAACGAATCGCACCGAATGGACCAGCCGCGCCGCGGTTTCGAGCAGCGCTCGCACGATGGCGGCCACGGCCATGCGCCGGCCCCTCGCGCCGAAAACGTGATCACACACCGCCAGGACAGCCGCCTGGCGCTGTTCGCCCCCTGCCCGCGCGGCCTAGAACAGGTTTTGGCCGGCGAACTGCTGGCGCTGGGCGCCGGCGACATCGAGGCGACCGACGGCGGCGTGGCCTTCGCCGGTGACGCGCGGCTGATGATGTCGGCCAACCTGCATTGCCGCACCGCCAGCCGCGTGCTGCTGCGACTGGCCCATGGCGACTATCGCGCCGAGCAGGACATCTACCGGCTGGCGATGAGCGTGGACTGGCCGCGCTGGTTCGACGTGTCTCGCACCATCAAGCTGAAGGCCGACGGCATCTCCGCCCGCGTCAAGAGCCTGGACTACATCGCGCTGACGGTGAAGGACGCGATCTGCGACCGCTTCCGCCAGGCCCAGCACGGCCGCCCCAACGTCGACACCCGCCATCCGGACGTCCGCGTCAACGTATTCCTCAGCGCCGACAAGGCGACCATCTATCTGGACACCAGCGGCGAACCGCTGTTCAAGCGCGGCTGGCGCGAGGAAACCGGCGAGGCGCCGCTGCGCGAGAACCTGGCCGCCGGCATCCTGATGCTGGCCGGCTATGACGGCAGCCAGCCGCTGCTGGATCCGATGTGCGGCAGCGGCACCTTCCTGGTGGAGGCCGCCGACATCGCGCTGAACCGCGCGCCGGGCCGTTCCCGCCGCTTCGGCTTCGAGGCGCTGCTGAGCTTCGATTCCGCCGTCTGGGAAAAGCTGCTGCTGGACGCCCGCAAGGCCGAACAGCCGGCATCCTCGCTGTCGATACGCGGTTCGGACCGCGCCCAGGACATGATCAATATGGCCCGCGCCAATCTGGAACGCGCCGGACTGTCGGGCCTGATCGAGCTGGCGGCGGCCGACATAGTCGATACCCGCCCGCATGCCGAGGCCGGCCTGATCATCAGCAACCCGCCGTACGGCGTGCGCCTGGAAGAACAGGACCAGCTGGCCGCCTGGTATCCGGAGCTGGGCGACTGGCTGAAAGCCCATTTCTCCGGCTGGACCGCCTGCCTGTTCAGCGGCGACCTGCGCCTGGGCAAACTGATCCACTTGGCGCCGAAACGCCGCACGCCGCTGTACAACGGCTCGCTGCAATGCCGGCTGTTCGTCATCAATATGGTAGAGGGCAGCGCGCGCAAGCAGAAGGACGCGGCCGGGGACGAAGCCGAATCCGGCGACGAACAATAA
- the mutY gene encoding A/G-specific adenine glycosylase, which yields MHSDFATRLVAWQRRHGRHDLPWQVKDPYRVWLSEIMLQQTQVKSVLDYYPRFLARFNDVAALAAAPVDDVLAQWSGLGYYSRARNLHKAARMVMDEFGGVFPAEREQLERLPGVGRSTAAAISAFAFGRRETILDGNVKRVLARSFGIDGFPGDKAVEKRMWALAEDILPADAADIGRYVQGLMDLGATVCSRGKPACTVCPMVDGCVAARDGRTGELPTPRPKKAVPTRHTAMLLARHGDKVWLERRPPTGIWGGLLSLPEFGTTLEMEDWLNGRGDGDMLPAWPELEHVFTHFRLIITPQPVRIDRLTAGGVAEADGRWLDIDQAVDAGVPAPVRRLLLRLAAND from the coding sequence TTGCACAGCGATTTCGCCACCCGGCTGGTGGCCTGGCAGCGGCGGCACGGTCGCCATGATCTGCCCTGGCAGGTGAAGGACCCGTACCGGGTGTGGCTGTCCGAGATCATGCTGCAGCAGACCCAGGTCAAGAGCGTGCTGGACTACTACCCGCGCTTCCTGGCCCGTTTCAACGATGTGGCCGCGCTGGCCGCCGCGCCCGTCGACGACGTGCTGGCGCAGTGGAGCGGCCTCGGTTACTACAGCCGCGCGCGCAATCTGCACAAGGCCGCGCGCATGGTGATGGACGAGTTCGGCGGCGTGTTTCCGGCCGAGCGCGAGCAACTGGAGCGCTTGCCAGGCGTCGGACGCTCGACCGCCGCGGCGATTTCCGCCTTCGCCTTCGGCCGGCGCGAAACGATATTGGACGGCAACGTCAAACGTGTGTTGGCGCGCAGCTTCGGCATCGACGGTTTTCCCGGCGACAAGGCCGTGGAGAAGCGGATGTGGGCGCTGGCCGAAGACATCCTGCCGGCCGACGCCGCCGACATCGGCCGCTATGTGCAGGGCCTGATGGATCTGGGGGCGACGGTGTGCAGCCGCGGCAAGCCGGCTTGTACCGTCTGTCCTATGGTGGACGGCTGCGTGGCGGCGCGCGACGGACGCACCGGCGAGTTGCCGACGCCGCGGCCGAAGAAAGCGGTGCCGACGCGGCATACGGCGATGTTGTTGGCGCGCCACGGCGACAAGGTATGGCTCGAGCGCCGGCCGCCGACCGGCATCTGGGGCGGGCTGTTGTCGCTGCCGGAGTTCGGCACCACGCTCGAGATGGAAGACTGGCTGAACGGCCGCGGCGATGGCGACATGCTGCCGGCCTGGCCGGAGCTGGAACATGTATTCACCCATTTTCGCCTGATCATCACGCCGCAACCTGTCCGGATCGACCGTTTGACGGCGGGCGGCGTCGCCGAGGCCGACGGCCGGTGGCTGGATATCGATCAGGCGGTCGACGCCGGCGTGCCGGCGCCGGTGCGCCGCCTGCTGCTGAGGCTGGCGGCGAACGATTGA
- a CDS encoding bifunctional (p)ppGpp synthetase/guanosine-3',5'-bis(diphosphate) 3'-pyrophosphohydrolase yields MVSVVRTVADTLADAADPARWLEHMSAAFPAEDGALLARAFDAARELYAGKVVPATGEDLFGHAVAAAAIVADLNLLPDAIVATLLFAAPDYRADWQPWLAEDFNPTVAMLVDGVGGVRRITEFARIDRMATPEDCARQAETMRKMLLAMVADIRVVLIKLAWRTQTMHYLANVADETVRRRIAGETLELFAPLANRLGVWQIKWELEDLGLRHTEPDTYKKIAKLLDERRLERIDYIERVLDVLRGELKSAGVRAEVAGRPKHIYSIWKKMRKKKLDFSELYDIRAVRILVDKLPDCYTALGIIHGMWQPIRGEFDDYISHPKANNYRSLHTAVVGPEDKALEVQIRTFEMHEHAEFGVAAHWRYKEGGKGDAAYEEKISWLRQLLDWREEMSDREGLAEAFKTELFADTIYVLTPQGRVLALPQGATPIDFAYAIHSGLGNRCRGAKVEGQIVPLSTPLQNGQRVEVLVAKEGGPSVNWLHDGWVKSHRAISKIRQYIRLQNADTVRETGKALFERELSRRPHIQPNLQQLAEKLGYDKLDEVYGALGHGELTTRAVSNAITSFAPPPSLEVLPESLVKASKGGHDAGGVLIEGVDNLMTVLAKCCKPAPPDQVMGFVTKGRGISIHRSSCLTLKKLSQEVPERLIAAEWGEQKSSVFPIDIEVISQDRPGLLRDISDVLSREKLNLIGVNTLARDMRSRLRLTVEVRQVQDISRVLSRMMELSGVQEARRV; encoded by the coding sequence ATGGTTTCCGTAGTCCGCACCGTTGCCGATACCCTGGCCGACGCCGCCGATCCGGCGCGCTGGCTCGAGCACATGTCCGCCGCCTTCCCCGCCGAGGACGGCGCCCTGCTGGCGCGCGCCTTCGACGCCGCGCGAGAGCTGTACGCGGGCAAGGTCGTCCCGGCCACCGGCGAAGACCTGTTCGGCCACGCGGTCGCCGCGGCCGCCATCGTCGCCGACCTGAATCTGCTGCCGGACGCCATCGTCGCGACGCTGTTGTTCGCCGCGCCGGATTATCGCGCCGATTGGCAGCCGTGGCTGGCCGAGGATTTCAATCCCACGGTGGCGATGCTGGTAGACGGCGTCGGCGGCGTGCGCCGCATCACCGAGTTTGCCCGCATCGACAGGATGGCGACGCCGGAGGACTGCGCGCGCCAGGCCGAGACCATGCGCAAGATGCTGCTGGCGATGGTGGCCGACATCCGCGTCGTGCTGATCAAGCTGGCCTGGCGCACCCAGACCATGCACTACCTGGCCAATGTGGCCGACGAGACGGTGCGCCGCCGCATCGCCGGCGAGACGCTGGAGCTGTTCGCGCCCTTGGCCAACCGGCTGGGCGTGTGGCAGATCAAGTGGGAGCTGGAGGATCTGGGCCTCAGGCATACCGAGCCGGACACCTACAAGAAGATCGCCAAACTGCTGGACGAGCGCAGGCTGGAGCGCATCGACTACATCGAACGGGTGCTGGACGTGCTGCGCGGCGAGTTGAAAAGCGCCGGCGTCAGGGCCGAGGTCGCCGGCCGGCCCAAGCACATCTATTCCATCTGGAAGAAGATGAGGAAGAAAAAGCTCGATTTCAGCGAGCTTTACGATATCCGCGCGGTGCGCATCCTGGTGGACAAGCTGCCGGACTGCTACACGGCGCTCGGCATCATCCACGGCATGTGGCAGCCGATACGCGGCGAGTTCGACGACTACATCTCGCATCCGAAGGCCAACAACTACCGCAGCCTGCACACCGCGGTGGTCGGTCCGGAGGACAAGGCGCTGGAGGTGCAGATCCGCACCTTCGAGATGCACGAGCACGCCGAGTTCGGCGTCGCCGCGCACTGGCGCTACAAGGAGGGCGGCAAGGGCGACGCCGCCTACGAGGAAAAGATCTCCTGGTTGCGCCAACTGCTGGACTGGCGCGAGGAGATGTCGGACCGCGAAGGGCTGGCCGAGGCGTTCAAGACCGAGCTGTTCGCCGACACCATCTATGTCTTGACGCCGCAGGGGCGGGTGCTGGCGCTGCCGCAGGGCGCGACGCCGATAGACTTCGCCTACGCCATCCACTCCGGGCTGGGCAACCGCTGCCGCGGCGCCAAGGTGGAAGGGCAGATCGTGCCCTTGTCCACGCCGCTGCAGAACGGCCAGCGCGTGGAGGTGCTGGTGGCCAAGGAGGGCGGGCCGTCGGTGAACTGGCTGCACGACGGCTGGGTCAAAAGCCACCGGGCGATCTCCAAGATACGCCAGTACATCCGGCTGCAGAACGCCGACACCGTGCGCGAGACCGGCAAGGCGCTGTTCGAGCGCGAGCTTTCGCGCCGGCCGCACATCCAGCCCAATCTGCAGCAACTGGCGGAAAAGCTCGGCTACGACAAGCTGGACGAGGTGTACGGCGCGCTGGGCCACGGCGAGCTGACCACCCGCGCCGTCAGCAACGCGATCACCAGCTTCGCGCCGCCGCCGTCGCTGGAGGTGCTGCCGGAGAGCCTGGTCAAGGCCAGCAAGGGCGGGCACGACGCCGGCGGCGTGTTGATCGAGGGCGTCGACAATCTGATGACGGTGCTGGCCAAGTGCTGCAAGCCGGCGCCGCCGGACCAGGTGATGGGCTTCGTGACCAAGGGCCGCGGCATCTCGATACACCGCAGCAGCTGCCTGACGCTGAAAAAGCTGTCGCAGGAGGTGCCGGAGCGGCTGATCGCGGCGGAGTGGGGCGAGCAGAAGAGCAGCGTGTTCCCGATAGACATCGAGGTGATCTCGCAGGACAGGCCGGGCCTGCTGCGCGACATTTCCGACGTGCTGTCGCGCGAGAAACTGAATCTGATAGGCGTCAACACATTGGCGCGCGACATGCGCAGCCGGCTGCGGCTGACGGTCGAGGTGCGCCAGGTGCAGGACATCAGCCGCGTGTTGTCGCGGATGATGGAGTTGTCCGGCGTGCAGGAAGCGCGCCGAGTCTGA